A single window of Flavobacterium sp. 140616W15 DNA harbors:
- a CDS encoding TonB-dependent receptor translates to MKRIILALFILFSFQLSIAQNSNEKLSINFNDETLENALKSIESSTPYKFYFDPTWIRSNNKLITGTYTDIKIDDLLEKLLNKTELNFIVIKNKVILTLNNTIHDDLPANYFADTPVTNDRNNGENNSNNPVFYQQYDTLNNYSVTKKASIVFIGKENKEVTKKNFVVSGTIKNEETGKPEANIFIKVKNKNISTSSNPDGYYSLQLPRGINIIEIKSLSHKEIVKTLMVYEDGVFDVNINEKSNQLDEIVIKKKGKKTIETTVSGLVSIDIEGIKNVPLILGERDILKVATTFPGVKTTGEGSAGFNVRGGKDDQNLILLDNAVLYNPQHFLGFFSAINPYTAKKADIYKGSIPADFGGRLSSVFDITTKNGNLEKFSGEGAVGPITSNLTISTPIKKNKSSIIFGVRATYSDWILKSLDDENLKNSQAGFYDGILKYNNNINKNNSIEATLYYSHDRFSLSSDSIYKYSNRLASVKWDHTFNEKSKGALIFTNSEYKFNIDYNTENINSFDFGYKVNESQLQLKMNYQLNKKHNLSYGVASKLYNISPGYQHPTNPEATLVPIEIAKERALESAIYLADSYKLSDKLLIDLGLRYSFYASLGPSDVNKYQPGLPLSDETLIGTEKYSNNEVIKTYGGLEPRLAARYFITEDLSVKAGYDFTRQYIHLLSSNVTQSPTDTWKLSDSNVAPQSAQQVSLGLFKTLKDEEYEISLEGYYKTSKNILDYKVGAQLLLNQKVETELLQGEGKAYGIELLLKKTTGRLNGWVGYTYSKSLIKLDSKFSSETVNNGNFFPSNFDKPHDLSAILNYKFTKRYSLSTNFLYQTGRPITYPIGTFNYGNAEYTLYSDRNAYRIPDYIRLDIGINIEGNHKIKKLAHSFWNISIYNVLGRNNPYSIYFVTDKNGSVKGYKSSIFSIPVPSITYNFKF, encoded by the coding sequence ATGAAAAGAATTATACTCGCCTTATTTATTTTATTTTCATTTCAATTATCTATAGCACAAAATTCTAATGAAAAACTATCTATTAATTTCAATGACGAAACTTTAGAAAATGCTTTAAAATCTATAGAATCATCTACCCCTTACAAATTTTATTTTGATCCAACTTGGATTAGATCTAATAATAAGCTTATAACCGGAACGTATACCGATATAAAAATCGATGATTTATTAGAGAAACTATTAAATAAAACTGAGTTAAATTTTATTGTTATAAAAAACAAAGTGATACTAACACTTAACAATACTATTCACGATGATTTACCAGCTAATTATTTTGCAGATACTCCAGTAACTAACGACAGGAACAATGGTGAAAACAACTCCAATAATCCCGTATTTTATCAACAATATGACACCTTAAATAATTATAGTGTTACAAAAAAAGCATCAATCGTTTTTATAGGAAAGGAAAACAAAGAGGTAACGAAAAAAAACTTTGTTGTATCAGGTACTATAAAGAATGAAGAGACTGGTAAACCTGAAGCAAATATTTTTATCAAAGTAAAAAATAAAAACATTAGTACCTCAAGCAATCCAGACGGATACTATAGCTTACAACTTCCAAGAGGGATAAATATTATTGAAATAAAATCATTAAGCCACAAAGAAATTGTAAAAACTTTAATGGTTTATGAGGATGGTGTATTTGATGTTAATATCAATGAAAAATCAAACCAACTAGATGAAATCGTAATTAAGAAGAAAGGTAAAAAGACAATTGAAACAACTGTTTCTGGTTTAGTTTCTATTGACATTGAAGGAATAAAAAATGTTCCTTTAATTCTTGGAGAACGAGACATCTTAAAAGTTGCAACTACATTTCCGGGCGTTAAAACTACAGGAGAAGGATCTGCAGGGTTTAACGTTAGAGGAGGAAAAGATGACCAAAATTTAATTCTTTTAGACAATGCTGTCTTATATAATCCACAACACTTTTTAGGCTTTTTCTCAGCGATAAATCCTTACACAGCAAAAAAAGCAGATATTTACAAAGGAAGTATTCCTGCTGATTTTGGAGGCCGTTTGTCATCTGTATTTGACATTACAACAAAGAATGGTAATCTAGAGAAATTTTCTGGAGAAGGAGCTGTAGGCCCTATCACATCAAATCTTACCATTAGCACTCCAATTAAAAAAAATAAATCCAGTATCATTTTTGGAGTTCGTGCAACATATTCTGATTGGATTTTGAAGTCTTTAGATGATGAAAATCTAAAAAACAGCCAAGCAGGTTTTTACGATGGTATTCTAAAATACAATAACAACATAAACAAAAACAACTCGATTGAAGCTACTTTGTACTATAGTCATGACCGTTTTAGCTTAAGCTCTGACTCTATTTACAAATACAGTAACAGACTCGCTTCGGTAAAATGGGATCATACTTTCAACGAAAAAAGTAAAGGAGCATTAATATTTACCAATAGCGAATACAAATTTAATATTGACTATAACACAGAAAACATCAATTCATTTGATTTTGGCTACAAAGTAAATGAATCTCAGTTACAGTTAAAAATGAACTATCAACTTAATAAAAAGCACAATTTATCATATGGTGTTGCTAGTAAACTGTACAATATTTCACCCGGATATCAACATCCTACAAATCCAGAAGCAACTCTAGTACCTATAGAAATTGCAAAAGAAAGAGCGCTAGAGTCAGCAATTTATTTAGCAGACAGCTATAAATTAAGCGACAAACTATTGATTGATTTAGGATTGCGATACTCGTTTTATGCTTCACTAGGCCCCTCAGATGTAAACAAATATCAGCCTGGATTACCTTTAAGCGATGAAACACTTATTGGGACAGAAAAATATTCGAATAACGAAGTTATAAAAACTTACGGAGGCCTAGAACCTCGTTTAGCAGCACGTTATTTTATTACTGAAGATTTATCAGTAAAGGCTGGATACGATTTTACTAGGCAATATATTCATCTTTTATCTAGTAATGTAACACAATCACCAACTGATACTTGGAAATTATCCGACTCAAATGTAGCACCTCAAAGCGCACAGCAAGTTTCTTTAGGTCTTTTCAAAACTTTAAAAGATGAAGAATATGAAATAAGCCTTGAAGGGTATTATAAAACATCTAAAAACATTCTTGATTATAAGGTTGGAGCACAGCTTTTATTAAATCAAAAAGTTGAAACTGAATTATTGCAAGGAGAAGGAAAAGCCTATGGAATAGAGTTATTACTAAAGAAAACGACAGGAAGATTAAACGGATGGGTTGGCTATACTTATTCTAAATCGCTTATTAAACTTGATAGCAAATTTAGTTCTGAAACGGTAAACAACGGAAACTTTTTCCCTTCAAATTTTGACAAACCACATGATTTAAGCGCAATCTTAAATTACAAATTCACAAAACGTTATAGCTTATCAACCAATTTCTTATACCAAACTGGAAGACCAATTACTTATCCAATTGGAACTTTTAACTATGGAAATGCTGAATACACACTTTATAGCGACAGAAATGCATATAGAATACCAGATTATATCCGTTTAGATATCGGAATCAACATTGAAGGAAACCATAAAATAAAAAAACTAGCTCATAGCTTCTGGAATATTTCTATTTATAACGTTTTAGGCAGAAACAATCCTTATTCTATTTATTTTGTTACTGATAAAAATGGATCAGTAAAAGGGTATAAATCATCGATTTTTTCAATACCTGTTCCTAGCATCACTTATAATTTTAAATTTTAA
- a CDS encoding LA_2272 family surface repeat-containing protein, which translates to MKTSILVFLFLTFGFIHAQDVIQIHTVDSVKTHSQIFSLSPISKKVDQVNGLVFGLGHINNKNIERQTINGINIEVNPAPVAGALYAFMLLMHIDDVIKNNKIKVIKNSDEDYKIRNVNYTPDLKLNGLNLSSGCFFTTTSMNGLNISAGNKFNDFNGLSVTVLGTIAGHQNGFSIGVYNANNDLIGSTIGVYNQSYELKGLHLGVFNQAQINKGLQIGIFNKSNSTGFQLGLWNVNNKRSMPFLNW; encoded by the coding sequence ATGAAAACGTCAATTTTAGTATTCCTGTTTTTAACATTTGGATTTATTCATGCTCAGGACGTAATCCAGATTCATACAGTTGATTCTGTAAAAACACATTCGCAGATTTTTAGTCTCTCGCCAATTTCTAAAAAAGTTGACCAAGTAAATGGGCTTGTGTTTGGTCTTGGACATATCAATAATAAAAATATAGAGCGTCAAACAATTAATGGTATAAATATAGAAGTAAATCCAGCACCTGTCGCTGGAGCATTATATGCTTTTATGTTGTTAATGCATATTGATGATGTAATAAAGAACAATAAAATAAAAGTTATAAAAAATTCTGATGAAGATTATAAAATTAGGAATGTAAATTATACTCCTGATTTAAAATTGAATGGTTTAAATCTTAGTTCTGGGTGCTTTTTTACCACAACAAGTATGAATGGCTTAAATATTTCGGCTGGAAACAAGTTCAACGATTTTAATGGCCTTTCAGTAACTGTTTTGGGAACAATTGCAGGTCATCAAAATGGATTTTCAATAGGTGTTTACAATGCTAATAATGATTTAATTGGTTCTACAATTGGAGTTTATAATCAATCTTATGAGTTGAAGGGATTGCATTTGGGAGTTTTTAATCAAGCACAAATTAATAAAGGATTGCAGATTGGTATTTTTAATAAATCAAATTCTACAGGTTTTCAGTTAGGACTTTGGAATGTAAATAATAAAAGGTCAATGCCTTTTTTAAATTGGTGA
- the xrtF gene encoding exosortase family protein XrtF: protein MKKYLIEYKPFLLFIGAFFATYIILTLVYQFYLSSFGTTGKLDGITNLVAYHTEQLLRLFKDDVEFVKIPSEPYVRILYNQKTVASIVEGCNAISVIILFVSFIVAFSGKLKPTLLYILGGCLFIYVLNIFRIASLCTLLYYFPEKSHILHGVLFPLVIYGLVFILWIIWVSKFSKYAK from the coding sequence TTGAAAAAATATTTAATTGAGTATAAGCCCTTTCTTCTTTTTATAGGTGCATTTTTTGCAACTTATATTATATTGACATTGGTTTATCAATTTTATTTGAGCAGTTTTGGAACTACAGGTAAGTTAGACGGAATAACAAATTTAGTTGCGTATCATACGGAGCAATTATTGCGATTGTTTAAAGATGATGTTGAATTCGTGAAAATCCCTTCAGAGCCGTATGTAAGGATATTGTATAATCAAAAAACAGTTGCTTCAATTGTGGAAGGTTGTAATGCAATTAGTGTTATTATTTTATTTGTATCTTTTATAGTTGCCTTTTCAGGGAAATTAAAACCAACGTTACTTTATATTTTAGGAGGTTGTCTTTTTATTTATGTCCTTAATATTTTTAGAATAGCATCATTGTGCACATTGTTATATTATTTTCCAGAGAAATCACATATTTTGCATGGGGTTCTTTTTCCATTGGTGATTTATGGATTGGTTTTTATTCTGTGGATTATTTGGGTAAGTAAATTTTCTAAATATGCTAAATAA
- a CDS encoding GAF domain-containing protein: MTFQELQPKITAIVADTNHSRDEKLLNICQLLSDNIDYYNWVGFYFANHENKTLHLGPYVGAETDHTVIPFGKGICGQVAVSNENFVVPDVAAQDNYIACSFTVKSEIVVPLFVDGVNIGQIDIDSHVLDPFTEADEKFLEFVNQEVAKLY; encoded by the coding sequence ATGACATTTCAAGAATTACAACCAAAAATAACTGCGATTGTAGCAGACACAAATCACTCAAGAGATGAGAAACTATTAAACATTTGTCAATTATTAAGTGACAATATAGATTACTACAACTGGGTTGGCTTTTATTTTGCTAATCATGAAAACAAAACATTGCATTTAGGCCCTTATGTAGGAGCTGAAACGGATCATACTGTTATTCCTTTTGGCAAAGGAATTTGCGGACAAGTTGCCGTTTCTAACGAAAACTTTGTAGTCCCAGATGTAGCTGCTCAGGATAATTATATTGCTTGTAGCTTTACTGTAAAATCAGAAATTGTTGTTCCTTTATTTGTTGACGGAGTAAATATTGGTCAAATTGATATTGATAGTCACGTACTTGACCCATTTACTGAAGCTGATGAAAAGTTTTTAGAATTTGTTAATCAAGAAGTTGCCAAACTGTATTAG
- the rpsO gene encoding 30S ribosomal protein S15 yields MYLTKEIKEEIFAKHGEATNTGKAEAQIALFTYRISHLTEHLKKNRHDYNTERSLVLLVGKRRSLLDYLKKKEINRYREIIKVLNIRK; encoded by the coding sequence ATGTATTTAACTAAAGAAATTAAAGAAGAGATTTTCGCAAAACACGGTGAAGCAACAAACACTGGAAAAGCAGAAGCTCAAATTGCATTGTTCACTTACAGAATTTCACACTTAACTGAGCACTTGAAAAAAAATCGTCACGATTATAACACAGAACGTTCATTAGTACTACTAGTAGGAAAAAGAAGATCATTGTTAGATTACTTGAAGAAAAAAGAAATCAACAGATATCGTGAGATTATCAAAGTATTGAATATCAGAAAATAA
- a CDS encoding RNA polymerase sigma factor RpoD/SigA — translation MRQLKITKQVTNRETASLDKYLQEIGKVNLITAEEEVELAQRIKTGDHHALEKLTKANLRFVVSVAKQYQNQGLTLPDLINEGNLGLIKAGQRFDETRGFKFISYAVWWIRQAILQALAEQSRIVRLPLNKIGSINKINKMYAILEQTNERAPSVEEIAKELDMTIHDVKDSMKNSGRHLSMDAPLVDGEDSNLYDVLRSDESPNPDKKLIHESLSTEIERSLDTLTPREADVVRLYFGLGNQNPMTLEEIGGTFDLTRERVRQIREKAIRRLKHSSRCKILKTYLG, via the coding sequence ATGAGACAACTTAAAATTACCAAGCAAGTAACCAATCGAGAGACTGCTTCATTAGACAAATATTTACAGGAAATTGGAAAAGTTAACCTAATTACCGCTGAAGAAGAAGTAGAATTAGCACAGAGGATTAAAACCGGTGATCATCATGCATTAGAAAAATTAACAAAAGCCAACTTGCGTTTTGTCGTTTCGGTAGCAAAACAATATCAAAATCAAGGCTTAACACTTCCTGATTTAATAAACGAAGGAAATTTAGGTTTAATCAAAGCAGGACAGCGTTTTGATGAAACACGCGGTTTCAAATTTATATCCTACGCAGTTTGGTGGATTCGACAAGCAATTCTTCAAGCATTAGCGGAACAATCTCGTATTGTTCGCTTGCCACTTAATAAAATTGGTTCTATCAATAAAATCAACAAAATGTATGCAATATTAGAACAAACTAATGAGCGTGCGCCGTCTGTCGAAGAAATAGCAAAAGAACTAGATATGACAATACATGACGTAAAGGACTCTATGAAAAACTCGGGCCGTCACTTGTCAATGGACGCTCCTCTTGTTGATGGAGAAGATTCCAATCTTTACGACGTATTACGTTCTGATGAATCTCCAAATCCAGATAAAAAATTAATCCACGAATCATTGAGCACCGAAATAGAACGCTCATTAGACACTCTAACTCCAAGAGAGGCAGATGTTGTTCGTTTGTACTTTGGTCTTGGAAATCAAAACCCAATGACATTAGAAGAAATTGGAGGAACCTTTGATTTAACCCGTGAGCGTGTACGCCAAATTAGAGAAAAAGCAATCCGTAGATTAAAACATTCTTCAAGATGTAAAATTCTTAAAACTTATTTGGGGTAA
- a CDS encoding DUF4249 domain-containing protein produces MDSKVMKTIYQNKICFILLLSLIISSCTESFNLQSDTYEEALVVEATITNELKKQEIKLTKTSRLEEDGLKIETGANVTVFDNKGNTFQFKEESGKYISETEFKADPKTEYTLEITTSNGKKYKSSNEVLTTENEIENIIPTVVTDSKEGRGVQIKVHSYDPANTSKYYRYEYEETYKIIAPRWTGSKLILTGPESIDVVKNSTDTRICYSTKTSNDIILTSTANLQEDRVNYQIRFISDQNYIISHRYSILVRQYVQNLQSYTFRKTMKDISSSSSILSPKQPGFINGNIKCTSNIDEKAIGFFEVSSVSSKRIFFNYSDLFPGELLPPYITDCDIEEYKFCFGISAPIPCRGDVLIDRISANKISYLYNTDRILYYATNIECGDCTSFSSNVIPSFWTN; encoded by the coding sequence ATGGATTCAAAAGTCATGAAAACCATCTATCAAAATAAAATATGCTTTATTCTACTACTAAGCTTAATTATAAGTAGTTGCACAGAGTCGTTTAACCTTCAAAGCGATACTTACGAAGAAGCTTTAGTAGTTGAAGCAACTATTACAAATGAATTAAAAAAACAAGAAATAAAACTCACAAAGACTTCACGATTAGAAGAAGATGGATTAAAGATTGAAACTGGTGCAAATGTCACTGTATTTGACAATAAAGGAAATACATTTCAATTCAAGGAAGAATCAGGAAAATACATTTCTGAAACTGAATTTAAAGCTGATCCAAAAACAGAATACACACTTGAGATTACCACCTCTAACGGGAAGAAATATAAATCTTCAAATGAAGTTTTAACTACCGAGAATGAAATTGAAAACATAATACCTACTGTTGTAACCGACAGCAAAGAAGGTAGAGGAGTTCAAATAAAAGTACACAGCTACGACCCTGCTAATACCTCAAAATATTACAGATACGAATACGAAGAAACATACAAGATTATTGCTCCACGTTGGACGGGCAGTAAGCTTATACTTACAGGTCCTGAATCTATAGATGTCGTCAAAAATTCAACAGACACTAGAATATGTTATAGTACAAAAACATCTAATGACATTATTTTAACATCGACTGCAAATTTACAAGAAGACCGTGTGAATTATCAAATTCGCTTTATTAGTGATCAAAACTATATTATTAGCCATCGTTACAGTATACTTGTAAGACAGTATGTTCAAAACTTACAATCTTATACATTTCGAAAAACAATGAAAGACATATCAAGTTCTTCTAGTATTTTGTCCCCAAAACAACCTGGTTTTATTAATGGAAATATCAAATGTACATCTAATATCGATGAAAAAGCAATCGGCTTTTTTGAAGTGTCATCTGTTTCTTCAAAAAGGATATTTTTTAATTATTCTGATTTATTCCCTGGTGAACTATTACCCCCTTATATCACAGATTGCGATATCGAGGAATATAAATTTTGTTTTGGTATAAGCGCCCCTATCCCTTGTCGAGGCGATGTTTTAATAGATCGTATTAGTGCAAACAAAATATCTTATTTATACAACACAGACAGGATTCTTTATTATGCCACAAACATAGAATGTGGAGACTGCACATCATTTTCATCTAACGTAATACCTTCGTTTTGGACAAATTAA
- a CDS encoding energy transducer TonB has translation MKFSFPSYFTIAFFLLVTTKLFSQGSLDLNKMIYMDSTYTETTAENYKYIRIVEGYYQNRTSYVFKDYYKSKTLKMIGTSKDRDFLRRDGQFVYYHENGKKKSAVSYIDTKKDGKEFNWYDNGYLKSELEYFKDKNREVIFKVNNYWNKQNEQKVISGNGDCKVEDENYEGSGKIKNGFPDGIWKGKNLKANYTFTESYKNGKLISGISIDSLNIEHPYKVVSEKPSPKNGIETFYRYIAREMFIPIDVRNKVFGKIHMTFVVDKEGNLIEPKIVKGIGYGLDESAISVIKGCKKWNPGLERGIPTRFIYSLPITIAKKTQ, from the coding sequence ATGAAATTTAGCTTTCCTTCTTATTTTACAATTGCCTTTTTTCTATTAGTAACGACAAAATTATTCTCACAAGGCTCCTTAGACCTTAACAAAATGATTTACATGGATTCTACATATACAGAAACCACAGCAGAAAACTATAAATACATTAGGATTGTCGAGGGATATTATCAAAACAGAACATCTTATGTTTTTAAAGATTACTACAAGTCTAAGACTCTCAAAATGATTGGAACATCAAAAGATAGAGATTTTTTAAGAAGAGACGGACAATTTGTTTACTACCATGAAAACGGTAAAAAAAAGTCAGCAGTTAGTTATATCGATACAAAAAAGGACGGCAAAGAATTTAACTGGTACGACAATGGCTATTTAAAATCGGAGCTTGAATATTTTAAAGACAAAAACAGAGAGGTTATTTTTAAAGTTAATAATTATTGGAACAAGCAAAACGAGCAAAAAGTAATATCAGGAAATGGTGACTGTAAAGTAGAAGACGAAAACTATGAAGGAAGTGGTAAAATAAAGAATGGCTTTCCTGACGGTATCTGGAAAGGGAAAAACCTAAAAGCTAATTATACTTTTACCGAGAGCTATAAAAACGGCAAATTAATCTCTGGCATAAGCATCGATTCCTTAAACATTGAACACCCTTACAAAGTTGTATCTGAAAAACCAAGTCCTAAAAACGGAATAGAGACATTTTATAGATATATAGCACGAGAAATGTTTATTCCGATAGACGTTAGAAATAAAGTTTTTGGAAAAATACACATGACTTTTGTTGTGGATAAGGAAGGAAATCTAATTGAACCAAAAATAGTAAAAGGGATTGGTTACGGATTAGACGAGAGCGCAATTAGCGTAATTAAAGGGTGTAAAAAATGGAACCCAGGATTAGAAAGAGGCATTCCGACAAGGTTTATTTACTCATTACCCATAACAATTGCAAAAAAGACTCAATAA
- a CDS encoding exosortase F system-associated protein, with protein MTFSGVVYFYANHNNLMLFYVRRFLIQPIFILLFIPGFYYQKLSK; from the coding sequence ATTACTTTTTCTGGTGTTGTTTATTTCTACGCTAATCATAATAATTTGATGCTTTTTTATGTGCGTCGATTTTTAATCCAACCTATTTTTATACTGTTGTTCATTCCGGGATTTTATTATCAAAAGCTAAGTAAATAG
- a CDS encoding exosortase F system-associated protein, whose product MLNNILENKLRIFLLIVFVLLLVGVRAFESQLFYDPFLVYFERDYEVLPLPEFDSLRLFFGLLFRYTLNTILSLGIIYVLLKKLKW is encoded by the coding sequence ATGCTAAATAATATTCTTGAAAATAAGTTGAGAATTTTTCTCCTAATTGTTTTTGTGCTTCTTTTAGTAGGTGTAAGGGCTTTTGAAAGTCAGTTGTTTTATGATCCTTTTCTAGTTTATTTTGAAAGAGATTATGAAGTGCTTCCTTTGCCTGAATTTGATTCGCTTCGTTTATTTTTCGGATTGCTGTTTCGATACACATTAAATACGATTCTATCATTGGGAATTATTTATGTGCTTTTGAAGAAATTGAAATGGTGA
- a CDS encoding polyribonucleotide nucleotidyltransferase translates to MIPQLFVEKIDLGDGRSITIETGRLAKQADGSVVVRMGDTMILATAVSARTANPNVDFLPLTVDYREKFAAAGRFPGGFFKREARPSDSEVLTMRLVDRVLRPLFPDDYHAETQVMIQLMSHDEEVMPDALAGLAASAALAVSDIPFYNLISEVRVARIDGKFVINPSREDLAKSDIDMMIGASMDSVAMVEGEMKEISEAEMVEAIKFAHEAIKVQIQAQLRLQAAFGKKEIRTYEGEKENEEIYKKVKAAAYDKIYAIAKVGSAKHERTAAFAEVKEEVKALFTEEELAADGDLVSKYFYKTNKEAVRNVVLELGVRLDGRKTTDIRPIWCETDYLPRVHGSSLFTRGETQALATVTLGTSREANQIDSPSEQGEEKFYLHYNFPPFSTGEAKPLRGTSRREVGHGNLAQRALKNMIPADCPYTIRIVSEVLESNGSSSMATVCAGTMALMDAGVQMVKPVSGIAMGLITDGEKFAVLSDILGDEDHLGDMDFKVTGTADGITACQMDIKIDGLRYDIMEQALGQAREGRLHILGKLTETIAAPRADVKAHSPKIITRTIPGNFIGALIGPGGKVIQELQKATGTTIVINEVDEQGVIEILGTDPAGIEAVLAKIQSITFKPQMGEAYEVKVIKLLDFGAVVEYTAAPGNEVLLHVSELAWERTENVTDVVNMGDIFQVKYLGLDPKTRKEKVSRKALLPRPPREEKKSNQILVY, encoded by the coding sequence ATGATTCCACAATTATTTGTAGAAAAAATCGATTTAGGTGATGGCAGAAGCATCACAATCGAGACAGGACGTTTAGCTAAACAAGCTGATGGTTCTGTAGTAGTAAGAATGGGCGACACGATGATACTTGCAACAGCAGTTTCAGCTCGTACCGCTAACCCAAATGTTGATTTCTTACCATTAACGGTAGATTATCGCGAAAAATTTGCGGCAGCTGGTCGTTTTCCAGGAGGTTTCTTCAAGAGAGAAGCTCGTCCTAGCGATAGCGAAGTATTAACAATGAGATTAGTAGACCGTGTTTTACGTCCGCTTTTCCCAGATGATTACCATGCTGAAACGCAAGTTATGATTCAATTAATGTCTCATGACGAAGAAGTAATGCCTGATGCATTAGCTGGTTTAGCTGCATCTGCAGCATTAGCAGTTTCAGACATTCCTTTTTACAACTTAATTTCTGAAGTACGTGTAGCACGTATCGATGGAAAATTTGTAATCAACCCAAGTAGAGAAGACTTAGCAAAATCTGACATCGACATGATGATTGGAGCTTCTATGGATTCAGTTGCAATGGTTGAAGGAGAAATGAAAGAAATTTCAGAAGCTGAAATGGTAGAAGCTATCAAATTTGCTCACGAAGCTATTAAAGTTCAAATTCAGGCTCAATTGCGTTTGCAAGCTGCTTTTGGTAAAAAAGAAATTCGTACTTACGAAGGTGAGAAAGAAAACGAAGAAATTTACAAAAAAGTAAAAGCTGCTGCTTACGATAAAATATATGCTATTGCAAAAGTTGGTTCAGCTAAACACGAAAGAACTGCTGCATTTGCCGAAGTAAAAGAAGAAGTAAAAGCTTTATTTACTGAAGAAGAATTAGCTGCTGATGGAGATTTAGTTTCTAAATATTTCTACAAAACAAACAAAGAAGCTGTTCGTAATGTAGTATTAGAATTAGGTGTTCGTTTAGATGGTAGAAAAACAACAGACATCAGACCAATCTGGTGCGAAACTGATTATTTACCAAGAGTTCACGGTTCTTCTTTATTTACACGTGGAGAAACTCAAGCATTGGCTACAGTAACTTTAGGAACATCTAGAGAAGCTAACCAAATTGATTCTCCATCTGAACAAGGTGAAGAGAAATTCTACTTACACTATAACTTCCCTCCTTTCTCTACTGGTGAAGCAAAACCTCTAAGAGGAACTTCAAGAAGAGAAGTTGGTCACGGTAACTTAGCTCAAAGAGCGTTAAAAAACATGATTCCTGCTGATTGTCCTTACACTATCCGTATTGTATCTGAGGTTTTAGAATCTAACGGTTCTTCTTCTATGGCTACAGTTTGTGCTGGTACAATGGCTTTGATGGATGCTGGAGTTCAAATGGTAAAACCAGTTTCTGGAATTGCTATGGGATTAATTACTGACGGTGAAAAGTTTGCTGTATTATCTGATATTTTAGGTGATGAAGATCACTTAGGAGATATGGACTTTAAAGTAACTGGAACTGCTGACGGTATCACAGCTTGCCAAATGGATATCAAAATTGATGGTTTACGTTACGACATCATGGAGCAAGCTTTAGGGCAAGCACGTGAAGGACGTTTACACATTTTAGGAAAATTAACTGAGACTATTGCTGCTCCTAGAGCAGACGTTAAAGCACACTCTCCAAAAATCATCACTAGAACTATCCCTGGAAACTTTATTGGAGCATTAATTGGACCTGGAGGAAAAGTAATTCAAGAATTACAAAAAGCTACTGGAACAACTATTGTAATCAATGAAGTTGATGAACAAGGTGTTATCGAAATATTAGGTACAGATCCTGCAGGAATTGAAGCTGTTTTAGCTAAAATTCAATCTATTACTTTCAAACCTCAAATGGGCGAAGCTTATGAAGTTAAAGTAATTAAATTGCTTGATTTTGGAGCTGTAGTAGAATATACTGCTGCACCAGGAAATGAAGTTTTACTTCACGTATCTGAGCTAGCTTGGGAACGTACTGAAAACGTTACTGACGTAGTAAACATGGGAGATATTTTTCAAGTTAAATATCTTGGACTTGATCCTAAAACTAGAAAAGAAAAAGTGTCAAGAAAAGCACTTCTTCCAAGACCTCCACGTGAGGAGAAAAAGAGTAATCAGATCTTAGTTTACTAA